The Pan troglodytes isolate AG18354 chromosome 1, NHGRI_mPanTro3-v2.0_pri, whole genome shotgun sequence genome includes a region encoding these proteins:
- the LOC134809800 gene encoding uncharacterized protein LOC134809800: MGIWQVSQVAGEGRRPAEGPGAFLERVSHPARLGFRIRRIPYDVEGAGVWSSGELRPGRCNSLQDSGLVALVSLAEPSVCRLQALFLKKAGREWPCERLQEQRATLTRPKSSQSSGKLSLLTEEGRESSLLCVPGGLVARIRRFHRRGPGSIPGQGIVLHWPPSRRNLPSLRCQPACSKGQKQNSLRREGQSRAKEGKSWWTTSHDTPFLFISVSVIRGSSFRERRSVSLRCTQPGRDASPHGAAPNKPTLFPVATPEAPIGLSCEQLRERPSQVLAFVADPDTGTSQSAEPPHLRCQRRRSLGLGKRRPEAMPVNLLGWGETVVTKGVLPE; the protein is encoded by the exons ATGGGAATATGGCAGGTGTCACAGGTTGCAGGGGAAGGTCGGAGACCAGCTGAGGGCCCCGGAGCCTTCCTGGAAAGAGTTTCCCATCCAGCCCGTCTCGGTTTCCGCATCCGTCGGATTCCTTATGACGTTGAGGGTGCTGGCGTCTGG TCCAGTGGTGAGCTGCGGCCGGGTCGCTGCAACTCGCTCCAGGACTCGGGACTCGTGGCCTTGGTGTCCCTCGCGGAGCCCTCGGTGTGTCGcctgcaggctctttttttgaaGAAAGCAGGGAGGGAATGGCCTTGTGAGAGACTCCAGGAGCAAAGAGCGACCCTCACAAGGCCCAAGTCCTCCCAGAGCTCAGGGAAGCTGTCGCTTCTGacggaagaagggagagaaagctcCCTCCTGTGTGTCCCTGGCGGTCTAGTGGCTAGGATTCGGCGCTTTCACCGCCGCGGCCCGGGTTCGATTCCCGGTCAGGGAATTGTTTTACACTGGCCGCCCTCCCGCAGGAATCTTCCTTCACTACGCTGTCAGCCGGCCTGCTCCAAGGGCCAGAAGCAGAACAGTCTCCGCAGGGAGGGGCAAAGCCGGGCGAAGGAGGGCAAGTCCTGGTGGACCACCTCTCACGACACACCGTTCCTATTTATCTCCGTGTCCGTCATCCGCGGGAGCAGCTTTAGAGAGCGACGGAGCGTCTCGCTCCGGTGTACACAGCCGGGCAGAGATGCCAGCCCCCATGGAGCTGCACCCAATAAGCCCACACTCTTTCCCGTCGCCACCCCGGAGGCGCCTATCGGGCTGAGCTGCGAACAACTAAGAGAGAGGCCAAGCCAAGTCTTGGCGTTTGTGGCAGACCCGGACACGGGCACCAGCCAGTCAGCGGAGCCTCCTCACCTCCGTTGCCAGCGAAGGCGCTCCTTAGGCCTTGGGAAGAGGCGACCGGAGGCGATGCCCGTGAATTTGTTAGGGTG GGGAGAGACCGTGGTCACGAAGGGGGTTCTCCCAGAGTGA
- the LOC129136541 gene encoding FAM231A/C-like protein: MVSSKGLWKERPSAHTSECFSTTACPVAFILLVWNSQTPAGLQSLCTGRHPGLSARAQRAGPRASREEGTFWTERVGQERWLIRSGSSQNESQEDQGAGLISQAGLKADNRRESSTWANEVEDRRPQCTPALNLTPSHPHPPHSLTTFLRSVIGIQIPPGLVAAGGTVA, encoded by the coding sequence ATGGTGTCTTCAAAGGGACTGTGGAAAGAGAGGCCTTCAGCCCACACCTCTGaatgcttttccaccacagcatGCCCTGTGGCCTTTATCCTGCTGGTGTGGAACAGTCAGACCCCTGCAGGGCTGCAGAGCCTCTGTACTGGGCGGCATCCCGGCCTGAGTGCCAGAGCTCAGAGGGCAGGCCCCCGAGCAAGCAGAGAGGAGGGCACCTTTTGGACAGAACGTGTGGGACAAGAGCGATGGCTCATCCGTTCAGGTTCCTCACAAAATGAGAGTCAGGAAGATCAGGGCGCCGGCCTGATTTCCCAGGCAGGGCTGAAAGCAGACAACCGGAGGGAGAGCAGCACCTGGGCCAATGAGGTAGAAGACAGAAGACCACAGTGTACTCCTGCCCTCaacctcaccccctcccacccacatCCTCCACACTCCCTGACCACCTTCCTCAGAAGTGTAATAGGAATCCAGATTCCCCCTGGCCTGGTTGCTGCAGGAGGCACAGTAGCCTga